The window CTTTTGATGATGGTTTTGGAGAAGGAATTACCTTTGCTATAAACTTGAATTAAATAGACTCCGCTCTTAAGTTCTCCCAGATTTACTCGTTTTGCCTCTTTTACCTCTTTTACCAATTGACCTTGATGATTATAGATTTTCAGAAGATCAATATCATTGTTTTCTGAGGATTCTATATGGATAAGATCCTCAAAAGGATTGGGGTAAATAGTAAAATGGAGTGGATTGAGTTCTTCAATTCCAGTGGCATCGGAAATAATGATTTGTGCTTTATGTGCTCCTATGGAAATTAGGTGTTGACCAAGGATGTTGATGCTAAACTCAGCTTCTCCATCAGAATTAGTTGAGACTTGTTGACCGTCATTGACCAAGCTTTCTTCATTTAATGATAGCAATGCATTTGCAATGGGCTTTCTTTCCAATAATTCTACAATTCCTGATTCATAGAATTGACACCGCTCTTCCATGAAATGAGTTGTAATGAGTTCGTCAGGTTTTGAGGTGTAGGTGCTTAGTGTTATTTGATTGATGGTCCATTCCTCTCTGGAATCTGGCACATGATAGATTAGAATTTCATCTTCATCTTGTATTTCGATTTGATGCATATTCCTAGCAAAATGATCATCATTTAGTTTTATAATCCATGTTCTGGATTTACTATCGTCGCTATGGTTTCCACCGTAGCCATAGTAGTAATTTAAACTTGAATGTTCTTCTTCTGGAACTTTCCATAAGTAAAGAGCGCCATCTACTATTTCGTCGTCCTTAAATTTAAAATCCTCTCCAAGTCCAGTGCTTTCAAAAATAGAAGCTATGGCATGGGCTAGACTTATATTTTCTACACTACCGATTCCGTAATCTTGAGCTGCATTATCTACATAAGGGTTAAGGTCAAAATGGTCAATATTAACTGCTTGCCGAGAAAGTATATTATGGTCATCGGTTTGGATAGTGATATATACCTTCTTACTGTGGCTTTCTGCTAATATTTGTATGGCTAATGAATCAATAATTTGAGGAAAACCTTCAGCCTGAGCATAGATATAGGTATTACCCTCCTCTAATCCTTTGATATAGGTTTCATTGTTTCTTTCAAAGATTTCTAATAATTCGGGATTTTTAGCATGCCATAGTGTTTCTAATCCTAAAATAGCTTCGTTATTTTGATCTTTAATGATAGCATTTATTTCAATTTGACTTTGTGAATGAATGCTCTGTGATTCTAATATGATTTCGATGGAGGAGGGCTCCGAAACGAGAATCTCGAAACTATTCGAAATATACTCCTGATTTTGAACTTTTGCAGTGATAATGGTAAGGCCAGCTTGATGAGTCTGAATGAGTCCATTGGCATCTACTGTGGCGATATTGGTATTTGAGGAGTTCCAAATGATATTTTGACTTGCTGCCGGAATACCAGAAATAAAATGAATGGCTTCTGCTTGTAAGCTCCTGTTTATTGTTATTGTTTTTGGCATATCCGACAAGGCTAATAAATTGATCTCCCCAGTGATAGCGCTATTAGGGCTGACGTCTATAATACCGGAAATCTCAGTGGAAGCTTCCCCCAATCCTCCCATGGAAGTATTCATGGCATTGGTGATTTTAATAAAATCTATATGGTCAAGCGCTACTCTGTTTCCATTTTCATCTCTGGCCCAACTGATATCCATGGCATCGCCACCTGAATTTTCTAAGTCGCTGGTATAAGGATTATCAGGAATGTCATAGGGTTGGCTGCCTCTGGTTCTGTTATCTGCAAAGCCAAAGTATCTTTCGTAAGATTTTATCATGGATGGAGTGGAGAGGTCAATATCACCTTCAACTTTCATGCCTTGTAGAGTGTAAAGTTCTTGGTTTATACTAGGGAATAAGATCGGAGATGGGTAATAGCTTTGTTGGTGGAAACTGTTTTTATAAACGTATCCAGAATCTTGATTGCTGTCCACCCAAAGTACATCGGTAGCTGAGTTTTCATTGGGATTG is drawn from Lentimicrobium sp. L6 and contains these coding sequences:
- a CDS encoding T9SS type A sorting domain-containing protein codes for the protein MSQSIIKFATLILLFSFNLLGQAQYVSEIIDYKPAPGQFTNDGAFGSPYAAQSIIGGTSGLVSLGAFGGHIIVKMEESVENHPNNPFGIDFTIFTNALPDWSEAAMVEVMKDENNNGLADDQWYLLAGSDYYLNQSQMDYAVTYFNPNENSATDVLWVDSNQDSGYVYKNSFHQQSYYPSPILFPSINQELYTLQGMKVEGDIDLSTPSMIKSYERYFGFADNRTRGSQPYDIPDNPYTSDLENSGGDAMDISWARDENGNRVALDHIDFIKITNAMNTSMGGLGEASTEISGIIDVSPNSAITGEINLLALSDMPKTITINRSLQAEAIHFISGIPAASQNIIWNSSNTNIATVDANGLIQTHQAGLTIITAKVQNQEYISNSFEILVSEPSSIEIILESQSIHSQSQIEINAIIKDQNNEAILGLETLWHAKNPELLEIFERNNETYIKGLEEGNTYIYAQAEGFPQIIDSLAIQILAESHSKKVYITIQTDDHNILSRQAVNIDHFDLNPYVDNAAQDYGIGSVENISLAHAIASIFESTGLGEDFKFKDDEIVDGALYLWKVPEEEHSSLNYYYGYGGNHSDDSKSRTWIIKLNDDHFARNMHQIEIQDEDEILIYHVPDSREEWTINQITLSTYTSKPDELITTHFMEERCQFYESGIVELLERKPIANALLSLNEESLVNDGQQVSTNSDGEAEFSINILGQHLISIGAHKAQIIISDATGIEELNPLHFTIYPNPFEDLIHIESSENNDIDLLKIYNHQGQLVKEVKEAKRVNLGELKSGVYLIQVYSKGNSFSKTIIKR